One Leucoraja erinacea ecotype New England chromosome 18, Leri_hhj_1, whole genome shotgun sequence genomic window, AGATCGGACGGGCATTCAGTCAACTTGGATTTGTGTACCTCAAAAACACCGGCATCAAAGATGAGCAAGTATGCACGCACTTTAATATCCCGTTATATTGTGCTGTACTACTGTCTAAGGAGGATGGTGGCAAGGTGTGGAGACTCTGGTCTCAAAAGACAATCTAGCATCATCTGATACGATCAATCCACTTTCACATCTctttgtgaagctggaggaaggaagaaAAATGTgaggagagaaataggtgcaggtccAGATGGGACacaagggaagggggaggggagggggggggggggagagaaagaagtgGGGAAGAAGGGAAATGGGAGGTttatgtagttacctaaaatagaagaattcaatgttcataccacaggggtgtaaagtacccaaacagaagatgaggtgctgttcctccagtttgtgcgaggcttcactctggcaatgggggaggcccaggacagaaaggtcaatgtgggaatgggaaggggagttaaaatagtttgcgaccaggagatccagcaggcataGGTGGAGCAAGCGTAGAAATGTAGAAGTCAGTTGCATTTggaaagaggagatttattaatTATCACCTATCTCACCCTTTGAGAATCGTTAACAATGGACATGAACCTTAGTGTACCTATGCCAATTGTACAGTACATTTAATCTTGGACCATTGCTCCACAGGTGTTTGAAGCAATGGACATCTGCAGGAAGTTCTTTCTACTTCCCAAGGCCATTAAACAGCAATATGCTCGTTCCAAGGACTCAGATATTCCATGCCATGGCTGGATAGATTTTCAGACTGAGAGGTAAGGTTCCCAACAGATTTCCCTTTCTTGCATCCACATTGCTGAAAGGAAATATTATGAAGCACATACCAGGAAGATTATTTATTGAATGCATAAACTGTAAGGTCTGACATCACGGCACTCTGGTgctgtgggtagagctgctgccttacagcaccagagacccgggatcaatcctgactgcgggtgctgtatgtacacagattgtacgttctccctgtgaccgcgtgggtttcttctggtgctcggtttcctcccacatcccaaagtcttaTGGATTtgtggcttaattggcttctgtaaatttattCAACACATCTGTGGAAGTGTCAGGACAAATGACTGAGTAACATTTAAGCACGGATCTTTATATAAACAAATGTAAATATTCTTCTCTTCACAGCTTAAACCCAACGGAACTGAATGACCTGAAAGAAGCCTTTAATGTGACATCGTTGTCTTCCACTGACGTAAGATCTCAGAATTCACATTGAGATTGGTTTGCAATCCATGTCATTGTCCACATGCCAGGAACGAGGCATTCTGGCTGTTGTGCCACTGGGGAAATGTTACTCACaaacacagaacatagagcatagaacagcaccgcagaggaacagacccttcagcccacactgtccatgctgaaaatgatgctgttaaataaatctcctctgcctgcacgtgatccatatctctccgttccctgcatatccatgtagctATCCAAAATTcatttaaatgccactgtcgaatctgcctccaccatcatccctgacaGTGcggagtctgtgtggagtttgcacgttctctctgctaTTATTCGGGtgctcagtttcttcccacatcctaaaaacatgtgggtttgttggttaattggccctctgtaaatttcccataGCGTGTAACGAGTAGGTGAGAATTTGGGGTAAcatagtcaagtcaattttatttctaaagcacatttaaaaacaactctcgttgaccaaagtgctttacattagtgcaggtactaacatgctacaaacagtggtacatagatcaacaatacatacctaaatacatacatacagcgctccctcagaggacctcaagaaatgcttgtgagtaaaaataggttttaagtctagacttaaaggagttgatggagggggaagttctgatgggaagagggatgctgttccacagtctaagtgctgcaaccgcaaaagcgcggtcgcccgaGCTTATaccgggatagtcagtagccccaagtcggccgacctgagggacctggaggtagaatgatggttagcagatttttgatgtaggtggggtcaagcccattaagggctttgtatacatataggagcttgaaattgattctgtaccgtactgggagccagtggagagaggccagaatcgggatgATGTGGCCCCTTTTACaggtacccgtcagaagtctcgctgcggcgtttttgaccaattgcaggcaggacaggggtgattggtgagaccaaatctggagtatggtgtacaatttttggtcgcccaattataggaaggatgtcaacaaaatagagagagtacagaggagatttaccagaatgttgcctgggtttcaacaactaagttacagagaaaggttgaataagttaggtctttattctcaggagtgcagaaggttaaggggggacctgatagaggtctttaaaatgaggagagggatagacagggtggatgtggacaagcgtttccctttgagaatagggaagattcaaaaaaagaggacatgacttcagaattaagggacagaagtttaggggtaacatgagggggaacttctttactcagagagtggtagcggtgtggaatgtgcttccagtggaagtggtggaggcaggttcgttggtatcatttaaaaataaattggatagacatatggatgagaagggaatggagggttatggtatgagtgcaggcaggtgggactaaggggaaaaaaaagaagaaaaaaaaagttgttcggcacggacttgtagggccgagatggccgtttccttgctgtaattgttatatatgttatatatgttattaTATTGGcagatgccagtgtatagggagctGCAGTAATCagggcgggaggagataaatgggtggatgatcttttcaaggtcgtcgaattggaggaatggtttgattttagctattgtgcgaagctggaagaagctagcttttaccacagcattgacttaTTTGTCAAACTTCTAtgcagagtcaaatatcacggcaaggtttttgacgtgaggtttgagtcaggaggttaggcttccaaggctgcctgctatcgttttgatggagTCTGAGGGGGCGAGTAAGATGACCTCAGACTtgttctcgtttagttggaggaagttctgcaccatccaacactttatatcctcgcggcagtgcataaggctgagtagatttgattggttgttgggtttcagggggcGATAGAGCTGTCTGgttagcagtggaaggaaatgccgcgcctttgaatgacttggcctaaggggagcatatacagagagaagagaatggggcctaggatggagccttgtggaaccccgcagcagaagctagctggggaagagaaagagttgcctatgtttgtagagaaactcctatctttgaggtaggaaacgaaccagctcagggcagtgtcatcaataccaaccccgtaccggagacggtcaattaggatggtgttgTCCACTGTATCAAAAGcagcgctgaggtcgagaaggagcaggagtgCACAGTCGCCAGGGTTAATGGCGAGAAGCAGGTCGTTATGTACCTTCAATGAGGCAGACTCTAGGTAAGGCATTAGTTGATTTAGAATTTCCTTTTCAAGGAATTTtaaaaggaaaggcagtttggaaataggtctgtagttgctagGCCTAGTtggggtctaggttaggttttttcaggaggggctggaccaccgcgtgcttgaaacaggttggaacagcgccaatggccagagaactgttgatgagagagaggatgcagtgatcggctattgcaatgacatccttcagaagggcagaggggaaaacgtcgagggggcaggttgcaggtttcatcgtggagaccagctttacaagggagggtagagtaacgggttggaaacagtctaatttagaataaccatataaccatataacaattacagcacggaaacaggccatctcgacccttctagtccgtgccgaacacataatctcccctagtcccatatacctgcgctcagaccataaccctccattcccttcccatccatataactatccaatttatttttaaatgataaaaacgaacctgcctccaccaccttcactggaagctcattccacacagctaccactctctgagtaaagaagttccccctcatgttacccctaaacttctgtcccttaattctcatgtcatgtccccttgtttgaatcttccctactctcagtgggaaaagcttttctacgtcaactctgtctatccctctcatcatttaaaaaacctctatcaagtcccccccttaaccttctgcgctccaaagaataaagccctaacttgttcaacctttctctgtaacttagttgctgaaacccaggcaacattctagtaaatctcctctgtactctctctattttgttgacatccttcctataattaggcaaccaaaattgtacaccatactccagaattggcctcaccaatgccttgtacaattttaacattacatcccaacattaCATTACATCCCAGAAGAACAGACTAATGAGAATGCTAAgtcacggatgggaggggaatTATTCGTTCTGATGTTCTCAACTTTACTGGTGAAAATTGTAGTAAATTcttcgcacttagcaggggacccagttaagctagtactgggggcaggacatatgacAGAGGTAATGGTACTAAATGTGACCTTGGAGTTATGGGCATTTGTTGAAATAAGGTCATAAAAGTTTTTGTGTTCTCACagactttactgcttcctggtatttgagaagattgtttaaccatataacatatataaccatataacaattacagcacggaaacaggccatctcggccctacaagtccgtgccaaacaacttttttaccccttagtcccacctgcctgcactaataccgtaaccctctattcccttctcatccatatgcccttctcatccatatatcaatatgaaatttgaagcttatcagatttaTACTTCTGTTCTGATTTTCTACACTCTCTTcttagcaaagatcctagaggagcaagatagaccactcctcgaaaaacgcgtagtatgacgtgtgtgatcgtcgacgccatttttcgaggcatttattgggcttcccccacactgtcatggcgtccttatctacatttcatctcactgctctgctatcaattattctaatcgtaaatctaaacgacccaacctgtcatactttaggttccccaataaaaaagaaaggtgagaaaatatttttattattttcagtcgatattctgtcgtgaaaatgttattttctgttctctccTCAACGGCCATTGGTAAATTGAGttagtcggtacattagaaagttattagacttatttttaatagatctttacttaccacaataataaagacaattttaacacttctgtacgtttttggttttgttcttgtaagggattggtctccacaatatggtcCGCGGagacatcaggtccagtgaccaggagatttttcgagctcagattcaagtccgagaatgggccactgttacccattatattcctcgaattgtcaagacatcacaagcaaagatcacaagcccgccgtgaagaagggtgcaatcaaatattatataactctgctctatcatctttgggtgcaatggtgggtcggggggttcggtggcggcggccgcaatcaaagatactagtggagctctgctctataatctttggtcggaatgggacggctgcgcgttataatgtgctatcgttccactctccctctccctcttccccccttctccctctcccccttctccctccccccttctccctgtcccccctttccccttctccctccccccttcaccctctcccccttctccctctcttctctcgatctctctctcccctcctctcgatctctcgctcccctatctctctcgatctctctctctctctctctccccctctcttcgcgatctccctcccttccctctctccctcccttccatccctccctcccttacctcttcgtgagagttggcagctctgctatgccttgggtccaaaagaggatagatagaaaatacttaatggtctttgtaagaagattttaataagctcttctacatttaaggtaaattgacatattagaggcgtgcggaagtcagcagatcccggggcttgcgggggagtaggtggagggacaggtggagggaccggcgggaggacaggtggagggacaggtggagggagtcgtgagggggggcacaccctcggggccgaggttgagcaaccagcaccggctggtcaatgtccaggtgcgccggctttaaacggtcaatcgacacggcctccggccggccccccatgtccaggacaaaagtcgactgcccgtgttccagcacccggaacgggccctcgtacggcctctggagtggcgtccggtgggcatcacggcgcaggaagacgtatgggcagtccgtgagggccattggcacgtgtgggcgaaatgtcccatggcgggacgttgggacgggtgcgagcctgccaactcgctcgcgaaggcgttgaagggtggaggagggcgtttcctgctgctccggcgccgacggcacgaactccccgggcactgtgagtgtcgacccgtacaccagctccgccgatgatgaggccaagtcctctttgggagcggtccggatgcccagcatgacccacggcaactcgtccatccagtccgggccggtgagtcgtgccttcaatgccgccttcagctgccggtggaacctctccaccagaccgttagcctgtgggtggtaagccgtggtgtggtgcagctgcacccccagcaagcgagccatggctgaccacagctcggaggtgaactgtggcccccggtcgcaggagatgtgcgccggcaccccgaagcgagcaatccagtgcgcggacaacgcacgagcacacgtagccgatgaggtgtcagccaacggaatggcctccagccaccgcgtgaagcggtccaccatggtcaaaaggtgggtgatgcccctggacggtggaaggggccccacaatgtccacgtggagatggtcgaaccgccggtgaggtagaccgaactcctggagaggtgcgcggacatggcgctggatttttgccgtctggcacgggatgcaggtgcgagcccaatgggcaacttgcttgcgcagaccgtgccacatgaagcgagctgccaccagtgccgttgtcgcccggattgatgggtgagccagtccgtggatcacctcgaacactctccggcgccaggtggcagggacgatggggcgcggctgaccggacgacacatcgcacaggatcgtcacaaccccaggaccgagagggacatcctcaagacggaggccggagatggcagtccggtaggtgggcacctcgtcgtccgtgagctgcgccgcagccagagcagaatagtccaatccgggcgccacctcgaacacggcatttatagcagggcgggacaatgcgtcggccacccggttctctttccccttgacgtagcggatggctgtggtgtactcggagatgtaagccaactgccgctgctgacgtgcggaccaggggtcggaaaccttctgcagggcgaaagtgagcggcttatggtcggtgtaggcggtgaacgggcggccctccaggaagtaacgaaaatggcgcacagccaggtacagagccaggagctcacgatcgaacgcgctgtacttggtctgcgcgcggttgaggtgccgactgaagaaggccagaggccgccaaactccgcctgtcagctgctccagtacagcaccaactgccgactccgaggcgtccacagtgagagcagttggggcatcttcccgcgggtgcaccagcagcacggcccgagcaagggcctccttcgtgccatcgaaagctgcctccgcctcgtgggtccacacAACGCCCctttgctgcccacccgccagaagttgatacaggggccacATGATGTGGGCTGCGGAtagcacgaaacgatggtagaatgccaccatgccgacaaattcctgcaggccacgcactgtgcgtgggcggggaaaccgacggatggcgtcaaccctgtcaggcaggggaaccgcgccttgcgcagtcacgcagtggccgagaaagtcaatttcgttgaccccaaaacggcacttgtccaggttgatggccaaaccatgctcgctgagccgctgacagagctgtcgaaggtgagcgcagtgttcctgctgcgagcggctggccaccaggatgtcgtccaggtacacgaacacgaattcgaggtcacgacacaccccgtccatgaggcgctgaaaggcctgtgcagcgtttttgaggccgaacggcatccgagtaaactcgtaaagcccgaatggcgtgatgatagccgtcttgggtacgtcatccgggtgaaccgggatctgattataaccccgcaccagatccactagggaccatgtggagtggggacgcccaagggctgctcgaagggcgaacgatccccaaggcctccattgtgcggaattcccgccgtgccagacgcagtttatctggtggcagtcgtcgtgctcgtgcatggagtggtgggccggtagtcgggatataatgtataACTCcatggctgggggttgctgaatgaaactgcggagtgagaatgtccaggaacgcagccaagattcgtgcgaaTCGGGAGTCCACGGGCGCCAGTGGCCATCCCACCGGTTGACTcaagcgcaacgtgatcggctccattgtagtggcgttgaccaaacgctgacgcccgacgtccaccacgagggaatgcgtccggagaaaatcggccccgagcaatggttgggagacgtcggcaacggtgaagttccatgaaaaatggcaggagccgagcacgatgggaaccatgcgcagtccatatgtgcggatggggctgccgttcgccgcacCAGATCcaggtgaaccgggatctgattataaccccgcaccagatccacatttgccgaccttcgggccctcgggaggcgccccgacgccatgtggatggcgcgccctgatgacgtcagcgcgctgggcgtcagcagagacgaggtcgcgctcaggactcccgattcgcacgaatcttggctgcgttcccggacattctcactccgcagtttcattcagcaacccccagccacggagttgtacattatatcccgactaccggcccaccactccatgcacgagcacgacgactgccaccagataaactgcgtctggcacggcgggaattccgcacgatggaggccttggggatcgtccgcccttcgagcagcccttgggcgtccccactccacatggtccctaagtcaagcgggggctggcgaccttgtggggattaccgacggctgaacgctgcaacaacagcggatcgataccccgtacctcacatccaggacttcacggcccatttggctggggccacatttttttcaaaagtggatctggtgcggggttataatcagatcccggttcacctggatgacgtacccaagacggctatcatcacgccattcgggctttacgagtttactcggatgccgttcggcctcaaaaacgctgcacaggcctttcagcgcctcatggacggggtgtgtcgtgacctcgaattcgtgttcgtgtacctggacgacatcctggtggccagccgctcgcagcaggaacactgcgctcacctccgacagctctgtcagcggctcagcgaccatggtttggccatcaacctggacaagtgccgttttggggtcaacaaaattgactttctcggccaccgcgtgactgcgcaaggcgcggttcccctgcctgacagtttccccgcccacgcacggtgcgtggcctgcaggaatttgtcggcatggtggcattctaccatcgtttcgtgccatccgcggcccacatcatgcggcccctgtatcaacatctggcgggtgggcagcaaaagagcgttgagtggacccacgaggcggaggcagctttcgacggcgcgaaggaggcccttgctcgggccgtgctgctggtgcacccgcgggaagatgccccaactgctctcactgtggacgcctcggagtcggcagttggtgctgtactggagcagctgacaggcggagtttggcggcctctggccttcttcagtcggcacctcaaccgcgcgcagaccaagtacagcgcgttcgatcgtgagctcctggctctgtacctggctgtgcgccattttcgttacttcctggagggccgcccgttcaccgcctacaccgaccataagccgctcactttcgccctgcagaaggtttccgacccctggtccgcacgtcagcagcgacagttggcttacatctccgagtacaccacagccatccgctacgtcaaggggaaagagaaccgggtggctgaCGCATTGTCCCgtcctgctataaatgccgtgttcgaggtggcgcccggaatggactattctgctctggcggcggcacagctcacggacgacgaggtgcccacctaccggactgccatctccggcctccgtcttgaggatgtccctctcggtcctggggttgtgacgatcctgtgcgatgtgtcgtccggtcagccgcgccccatcgtccctgccacctgacGCCGGAGAGTGTttgaggtcatccacggactggctcacccatcaatccgggcgacaacggcactggtggcagctcgcttcatgtggcacggtctgcgcaagcaagttgcccattgggctcgcacctgcatcccgtgccagacggcaaaaatccagcgccatgtccgcgcacctctccaggagttcggtctacctcaccggcggttcgaccatctccacgtggacattgtggggccccttccaccgtcccggggcatcacccaccttttgaccatggtggaccgcttcacgcggtggccggaggccattccgttggctgacacctcatcggctacgtgtgctcgtgcgttgtccgcgcactggattgctcgcttcggg contains:
- the LOC129705965 gene encoding 1-aminocyclopropane-1-carboxylate oxidase-like, with the protein product MSVTVVDFGSFALGQAVPSAHEMKRLSTEIGRAFSQLGFVYLKNTGIKDEQVFEAMDICRKFFLLPKAIKQQYARSKDSDIPCHGWIDFQTESLNPTELNDLKEAFNVTSLSSTDVRSQNSH